In the genome of Eggerthella sp. YY7918, one region contains:
- a CDS encoding 2-hydroxyacyl-CoA dehydratase family protein, with protein sequence MKPGLERFYAYRDVFAGGIAQLEAAPELDDLSVLQLDFFKLALKHAERMIHAIENDEPIVSEWYGNACEIYAAMDLTHFCPVDLIIATQPFFDTVERMHEGDTPHDSCGLIELAVDGVRRGIVPTPTVITGMLEPCDAQSLMHEAWETVEGWENIPTISLDPPYGYGDEDIRYFADQLKREVAFLEEHTGHTMDWDELRRVCEETNKMNAAWDDLNHCLMQKPCPLHSLQAAEWGWSAALHINWPGDPEATAFFENMASTAAARVEQGIGAIPKEQIRILWADLNGSWAQNAIGPWLEETYGAVMVNSFAGRTPYTPIDTSTPESMLFGLARKGINEVPMIRQARGTVDIFLQDVADMCRDYQVDCVFFPNHKGHKDQGGNIGYLRELCREMEMPLLSFTSDIFDPTFLPIDQLQRIIATFFETQGWKPLK encoded by the coding sequence ATGAAGCCCGGACTTGAACGCTTTTACGCCTACCGCGACGTGTTTGCTGGAGGCATTGCCCAATTGGAGGCGGCTCCTGAGCTTGACGACCTCTCCGTTTTACAGCTCGACTTCTTCAAGCTCGCCCTCAAGCACGCAGAGCGCATGATCCATGCCATCGAAAACGACGAGCCTATCGTTTCGGAATGGTATGGCAATGCCTGCGAAATCTATGCCGCCATGGATCTGACGCATTTCTGCCCTGTTGACCTCATTATCGCCACGCAGCCGTTCTTCGATACGGTTGAGCGCATGCACGAAGGTGACACCCCGCACGATTCATGCGGCCTTATCGAACTTGCCGTGGATGGCGTTCGGCGCGGTATCGTGCCTACCCCCACCGTCATCACCGGCATGCTTGAGCCCTGCGACGCACAAAGTCTCATGCATGAAGCATGGGAAACGGTGGAGGGCTGGGAAAACATTCCCACCATCTCGCTCGACCCGCCGTACGGCTACGGCGATGAGGATATTCGGTACTTCGCCGATCAGCTCAAGCGGGAAGTGGCTTTCCTGGAAGAGCATACGGGGCACACGATGGACTGGGATGAGCTGCGCCGCGTCTGCGAGGAAACCAATAAGATGAATGCCGCTTGGGACGATCTTAACCATTGCCTCATGCAGAAGCCCTGTCCGCTTCATTCCCTCCAAGCGGCCGAATGGGGTTGGAGCGCCGCGCTCCACATCAATTGGCCAGGCGATCCCGAAGCGACTGCGTTTTTTGAAAACATGGCAAGCACCGCGGCTGCACGCGTTGAGCAGGGCATTGGCGCGATACCCAAAGAACAGATTCGTATTCTCTGGGCCGATCTGAACGGATCATGGGCGCAAAATGCCATCGGACCTTGGCTTGAAGAAACCTATGGCGCCGTCATGGTAAACAGTTTCGCCGGTCGGACCCCCTACACGCCCATTGATACCTCAACGCCGGAAAGCATGCTGTTCGGCTTGGCGCGCAAAGGCATCAACGAGGTCCCTATGATCCGTCAGGCGCGCGGTACCGTTGATATCTTCCTGCAAGACGTCGCCGATATGTGTCGTGATTACCAGGTGGATTGCGTCTTCTTCCCCAATCACAAGGGACATAAAGACCAGGGCGGAAACATCGGGTATCTACGCGAACTCTGTCGTGAGATGGAAATGCCTTTGCTCTCATTCACGTCTGACATTTTCGATCCCACCTTCCTGCCCATCGACCAATTGCAGCGCATTATCGCTACGTTCTTTGAAACGCAGGGCTGGAAGCCTCTCAAGTAA
- a CDS encoding acyl-CoA dehydratase activase — MYVLGCDLGSTAGKAVMLETTEGTEDTVRIVAWAIEPSGFSPDETAQLVIDRMCNDLEMAEQIHIAASCCTGYGREHVQSIPHNVSEISCHARGAHFLHRTARTIIDVGGQDVKVIALSKTGKVLDFAMNDKCAAGTGKFFEAMARTLRCSVQELGDLSLGSTEPAPISSTCSVFAESEVITHINKGVPRADIAGGIHESIARRLTAMVNRVGLAEDVILTGGCAKNKGLRAALEHMLGIRLAELPCDPQINGALGAALFALDAYRDQNNPAVESHAERNTHA, encoded by the coding sequence ATGTATGTTCTTGGATGTGACCTTGGGTCAACCGCTGGCAAAGCGGTTATGCTTGAGACGACCGAAGGCACCGAAGATACGGTCCGCATAGTTGCTTGGGCAATAGAGCCCTCTGGTTTTTCACCTGACGAAACGGCGCAGCTGGTCATTGATCGCATGTGCAATGATTTGGAGATGGCCGAGCAAATCCACATCGCAGCATCCTGCTGTACCGGATATGGTCGCGAGCATGTTCAAAGCATCCCTCACAATGTCTCGGAGATATCGTGCCACGCCCGCGGCGCGCATTTTCTGCATCGTACCGCTCGCACCATCATCGATGTAGGAGGTCAGGATGTAAAAGTAATCGCACTCAGCAAAACGGGCAAGGTGCTCGACTTCGCCATGAACGACAAGTGTGCAGCGGGCACCGGCAAGTTCTTCGAGGCCATGGCCCGCACGTTGCGCTGCAGCGTTCAAGAGCTGGGAGACCTTTCGCTTGGCAGCACCGAGCCCGCTCCCATTTCAAGCACCTGCTCGGTATTTGCCGAAAGCGAAGTGATCACCCACATAAACAAGGGAGTCCCGCGAGCCGATATCGCAGGTGGAATCCATGAATCCATCGCTCGGCGACTCACGGCCATGGTAAATCGCGTCGGCCTTGCCGAAGACGTCATCCTCACCGGCGGATGTGCGAAAAACAAGGGCCTGCGTGCCGCCCTTGAGCATATGCTCGGTATAAGGTTGGCAGAACTTCCTTGCGATCCGCAAATCAACGGCGCTTTGGGCGCAGCGCTTTTCGCACTGGACGCCTACCGCGATCAAAACAATCCTGCAGTTGAATCCCACGCAGAACGGAACACTCATGCATAG